GAGGACCAGTGCCTGCTTTTTCTTTTTGTAGCTAATGGATAGGATTTCTTCCTCCTTACAAGCTGCTTTGAAGACCTTCTTGAAAAAATGTTGGTAATCAAAATCCAAGGGAACAGTTAGGAGAATGTGTCGTCTCCTGTGATCGGTTTGACCATAATTCACAGTTTCAAAGAGGAGCATGGCGCCGCAGATGACGAGCGTCAGGAGGCTGGCCAGTCCCAGATAACCGGTTCCTGTTGCTAATCCGATGGCCATAGCCAGTAGGACTGCCAGCATTTCTTTGGAAGAGCCAGAGGCAGAGCGGAAACGAATGAGACTAAAGGTCCCAGCGACGGCTAAGCTAGTCCCTAGACTGCCGTTGACCAAGAAGATGATAAAGGCAATCAGGGTTGGCATCAGGGTCAAAGTTATGACAAATTCCTTGCTGTAGCTGGATTTGTGCTTGTAGGTCATTGCCAGTAGATAACCCAGCACCAAGCTGATCCCCATAATTAAACTGATTTGCAGGGCGATGGAGCTGGTGGTAGATAAGATACTATCGAATAGGTGCATAGGCTATCAACTCCTTTTCTGGGCTAGTCGCGAGGCGGTAAGCCGTTCCGTATTTGGAGAAGGATTTTCTCTCAATAGCGTGCTTTTCAAGGAGCGCGGATAGCCAATCTGGAATCGTCTCAGCTGCTTTGATTTCCATAATCATTAGGTCAGGGTCCAGCAGGACCTTTTCTTTTGCAGCTGATTTAAGCGCCGGATGTTTGTCTGAATAGGTAACGTTTTGGTCAATGGTCAAGCGGAGTTTTGGATCCTCTAGCCCCTTGAAGGACTGGCGTTCATAGCGAATGAGAATTTTCGGATAGAGATTGCCATACCGTTTCCGAAGCGATTGAATTTCTTGGCAGACAGGTTGGTCTGTCAGGCTGCTGTCGCGCAAACCTGTACGGAGGAAATATTGAATAATGTGCGGTGTTGATTCTAGTCGGTACTTGTAACCAATGCCATCGATTTTTTTCTTGATTTCCAAAAAGGCGGTGCTGTTGGCATGAGGCTGAGCATCGTAGAGCCGAATCCGAACCTTTTCACGCTGATGCTTTTTGGCTAAGGCATCCTGCACCATGTCAAAATCCTCATTATCAAAATAAATGCTGGTAATGGTTGAATGAGCATAGTCATCTGCAAGGAGATGGGGCTGGGCATCGCGGAGGAAGAGTCTCCAGGTCGCTTTGCTGAGGATGTATTTAGTTTCCCTACGTTTGAATTGTTTTTGGCTGATAGTGGTTTTCATATAAGACCTCTCCAATCTATTGTGCTGATGCTTGTTAGTATAAAGGTCAAATATTAAACAAAACTGAAAGAAATATTAAAGAAAGCTTAAAATTCAATTTTGGGCGAAAAAAATCCCCCATCACGAGGATAGGGAAAAATGGAGTAAATAGGTTATTTTCCTGAACGGTCGACATTCCAGAAATCTGTGACAGCGCCTTTGGATGCGGACGATACGGTATGGGCATATTTTCCGAGCACACCGCGGCTGTAGAGAGGTGGAATGACAGTTGTTTTCTTGCGGTCTTCGATTTCTTGGTCAGAAACGTGCATGGTGATTTCTTTGGTATCTTGGTCCACCGTTACCAAATCGCCTGTACGCAGGTAGGCAATTGGACCACCATCCTGAGCCTCAGGAGCGATGTGGCCGACAACCAGACCATAAGTACCACCAGAGAAGCGACCGTCTGTCAGAAGGGCTACCTTGTCGCCTTGGCCTTTTCCGACAATCATAGATGAAAGCGACAGCATTTCCGGCATACCAGGACCACCTTTTGGTCCAACATAGCGGACAACGACTACATCGCCATCTACAATTTCGTCAGTCAAGACTGCTTCGATAGCTTCTTCTTCAGAATCAAAGACCTTGGCTGGACCTGTATGGTTGCGGACTTTCACACCAGAAACCTTGGCAACGGCACCTTCAGGAGCCAAATTACCCTTGAGGATAATCAACGGACCGTCGGCACGTTTTGGATTTTCAAGTGGCATGATGACATCTTGACCAGGTGTCAAATCAGCGAAATCTTCCAAGTTTTCTGCGATGGTTTTACCAGTACAAGTGATACGGTCGCCATGCAGGAAACCATTTTTTAGCAAGTATTTCATAACTGCTGGTACACCGCCGACATTGTAGAGGTCTTGGAAAACATACTTACCAGAAGGCTTGAGGTCAGCCAAGTGAGGTACTTTCTCTTGGAAATCATTGAAATCTTCCAAGGTCAAGTCAACGTTTGCAGCGTGAGCAATGGCTAGCAAGTGAAGAGTAGCGTTGGTGGAGCCGCCCAGTGCCATGGTAACAGTGATAGCATCTTCAAAGGCTTCGCGAGTCATTATGTCAGACGGCTTGATGCCCAGTTCTAACATGCGGACAACCGCACGTCCGGCTTCTTCAATGTCAGCCTTCTTCTCAGGAGATTCGGCAGGATGTGAAGATGAGCCTGGGATAGACATACCCAAGACTTCAATGGCAGAGGCCATGGTATTGGCTGTGTACATACCACCACATCCACCAGGTCCAGGGCAGGCATTACACTCCAAGCGACGGACATCTTCTTCGGTCATATCGCCGTTGTTCCATTTTCCGATTCCTTCAAACACTGAAACCAGGTCGATGTCTTTGCCGTCCAGATTTCCTGGAGCAATGGTGCCGCCATAGGCAAAAACAGCTGGAATGTCCATGTTGGCGATGGCAATCATGGAACCAGGCATGTTTTTATCACAGCCACCGATTGCGACAAAGGCATCGACGTTGTGCCCTCCCATAGCTGCCTCAATAGAGTCAGCAATGATATCACGTGAAGTCAAGGAGAACCGCATACCAGGAGTTCCCATAGCGATTCCGTCTGCAACGGTGATGGTACCGAATTGAACTGGCCAAGCGCCAGCATCTTTGACCCCTTCTTTGGCTAATTTTCCGAAGTCGTGCAAGTGAATATTACAAGGCGTATTTTCAGCCCAGGTCGAAATCACACCGACAATCGGCTTTTCAAAACTATCATCGGTCATGCCTGTGGCACGCAACATAGCGCGGTTGGGCGATTTGACCATCGAATCGTAAACAGAGCTGCGATGACGGAGGCTTTTCAGTGTATCTTTATCAGTCATTTCTCTTCTCCCTATCTTTCTGGTGATTAGTTCCCTTATTATACCATAGTTATGAGGGAAATGAAAAAGGATTTGTCAAATGATGTGAAATTTCTGAATTTTGCAAAAATAAACATAACAGCCTTGGATGTTCCAAAGGCTGTTCTAGTTTGTTTTTGTTACTGAGTAGTTGATTGGGGCTGTGCTTTCCTGTTTCCGGTAAAGAAGAGGCTAATCAAGGCAAGAACTAAGAATCCTGCGCCGATAAACCAATAGGGTTGGTCCAAGGTGGTTGAACGACCAGACAGGTTGATGATACCACGGAGGAGAAAA
The sequence above is a segment of the Streptococcus suis genome. Coding sequences within it:
- a CDS encoding DUF4956 domain-containing protein: MHLFDSILSTTSSIALQISLIMGISLVLGYLLAMTYKHKSSYSKEFVITLTLMPTLIAFIIFLVNGSLGTSLAVAGTFSLIRFRSASGSSKEMLAVLLAMAIGLATGTGYLGLASLLTLVICGAMLLFETVNYGQTDHRRRHILLTVPLDFDYQHFFKKVFKAACKEEEILSISYKKKKQALVLEYSLVLESSISDQALTKSIVEANPLNFIVNKQTPKKKYL
- a CDS encoding polyphosphate polymerase domain-containing protein, with the protein product MKTTISQKQFKRRETKYILSKATWRLFLRDAQPHLLADDYAHSTITSIYFDNEDFDMVQDALAKKHQREKVRIRLYDAQPHANSTAFLEIKKKIDGIGYKYRLESTPHIIQYFLRTGLRDSSLTDQPVCQEIQSLRKRYGNLYPKILIRYERQSFKGLEDPKLRLTIDQNVTYSDKHPALKSAAKEKVLLDPDLMIMEIKAAETIPDWLSALLEKHAIERKSFSKYGTAYRLATSPEKELIAYAPIR
- the ilvD gene encoding dihydroxy-acid dehydratase, encoding MTDKDTLKSLRHRSSVYDSMVKSPNRAMLRATGMTDDSFEKPIVGVISTWAENTPCNIHLHDFGKLAKEGVKDAGAWPVQFGTITVADGIAMGTPGMRFSLTSRDIIADSIEAAMGGHNVDAFVAIGGCDKNMPGSMIAIANMDIPAVFAYGGTIAPGNLDGKDIDLVSVFEGIGKWNNGDMTEEDVRRLECNACPGPGGCGGMYTANTMASAIEVLGMSIPGSSSHPAESPEKKADIEEAGRAVVRMLELGIKPSDIMTREAFEDAITVTMALGGSTNATLHLLAIAHAANVDLTLEDFNDFQEKVPHLADLKPSGKYVFQDLYNVGGVPAVMKYLLKNGFLHGDRITCTGKTIAENLEDFADLTPGQDVIMPLENPKRADGPLIILKGNLAPEGAVAKVSGVKVRNHTGPAKVFDSEEEAIEAVLTDEIVDGDVVVVRYVGPKGGPGMPEMLSLSSMIVGKGQGDKVALLTDGRFSGGTYGLVVGHIAPEAQDGGPIAYLRTGDLVTVDQDTKEITMHVSDQEIEDRKKTTVIPPLYSRGVLGKYAHTVSSASKGAVTDFWNVDRSGK